A genomic stretch from Primulina huaijiensis isolate GDHJ02 chromosome 14, ASM1229523v2, whole genome shotgun sequence includes:
- the LOC140956850 gene encoding AT-rich interactive domain-containing protein 2-like — protein sequence MVVESDLKVFLSGFPDKTNKDVELEQLKKNRLNLGDEDQGIVELNRDFKIVIDECTNEFAGNVDGCEKQSNIKDRNGLNDQASDEDPDTRKRKRGCCLDILNWLTNIAKNPCNPAVGSIPKMQKWKYYGSEQTWKNILLVREEMLLERNADKTSQHSIWQKKQKMHPSMYEDQSVSERLRFSQRLLVAKDSSSKTRGQLCSEPSSSGGQSDKYFSDKQSDSTADSIGIGSNHTRKKYIPIGPPFQVDVPKHIEAAYDSDCKWLGTRIWPVDKGGHNKSLIERDPIGKGRQELCGCRFPGSLECVRFHIGEKRMKVKLELGSAFYKWKFNSMGEEDALSWTKQDENKFQDIVNSNRLSSEKYFWDELFKCFPRKGRKALVSYYFNVFLLRRRSLQNRNITSSIHSDDEDSEFRPICNRFGQMAAQSPGSIFRSPKKTM from the exons ATGGTGGTTGAGTCGGATTTGAAGGTGTTTTTATCAGGTTTCCCAGATAAAACCAATAAAGATGTAGAATTGGAGCAGTTAAAAAAGAATAGATTGAATCTCGGTGATGAGGATCAGGGTATTGTGGAACTGAACCGAGATTTTAAGATCGTCATTGATGAGTGTACCAATGAGTTTGCAGGTAATGTGGATGGTTGTGAAAAGCAAAGTAATATCAAAGATCGCAATGGCTTAAATGATCAGGCCTCAGATGAGGATCCAGATACGAGGAAGAGGAAGCGTGGATGCTGCTTAGACATACTGAATTGGCTCACCAACATCGCTAAAAATCCTTGCAACCCCGCAGTTGGATCTATACCAAAGATGCAGAAGTGGAAGTACTATGGAAGTGAGCAGACGTGGAAGAATATCCTCTTGGTTCGTGAGGAAATGCTTTTGGAAAGAAATGCCGATAAAACTTCTCAACATTCGATTTGGCAg AAGAAGCAAAAGATGCATCCAAGCATGTATGAAGATCAGTCTGTTTCTGAAAGGTTAAGATTTAGCCAGAGGCTCCTTGTCGCTAAAGATTCTTCCAGCAAAACACGAGGACAGTTGTGTTCAGAACCATCATCGTCAGGTGGTCAAAGCGACAAGTATTTTTCTGATAAGCAGTCTGATTCAACAGCAGATTCAATTGGCATTGGAAGCAACCATACCCGCAAGAAATACATCCCTATAGGCCCACCTTTTCAAGTAGACGTACCAAAGCATATCGAGGCAGCTTATGATAGTGATTGTAAATGGTTAGGCACCCGAATTTGGCCAGTTGACAAAGGAGGACATAACAAGAGCTTGATTGAAAGGGATCCTATAGGAAAAGGAAGACAAGAATTATGTGGATGCCGGTTCCCTGGTTCTCTCGAGTGTGTCAGGTTTCATATTGGGGAGAAAAGGATGAAGGTAAAACTTGAGTTGGGCTCGGCTTTTTACAAGTGGAAATTCAATTCCATGGGAGAGGAAGATGCACTTTCGTGGACTAAACAAGACGAGAACAAGTTTCAGGATATAGTGAACTCGAACCGTTTGTCATCTGAAAAATACTTCTGGGATGAACTTTTCAAGTGTTTTCCAAGAAAAGGGAGGAAAGCTCTGGTCAGCTACTACTTCAACGTCTTTCTTCTACGCCGTAGAAGTCTACAGAATAGGAACATCACAAGCAGTATTCATAGTGATGATGAAGATTCTGAATTCAGGCCAATTTGCAACAGGTTTGGTCAAATGGCTGCTCAATCTCCAGGATCCATTTTTCGTTCACCAAAGAAAACTATGTGA
- the LOC140956862 gene encoding protein DETOXIFICATION 34-like isoform X2 — protein MAVLELDEPTLLYKPNLDEKALLHEAPSTLLVNGEGDDYPPVRSYEDVKNVINIESIKLWSIAAPIAFNILCNYGINSFTSIFVGHIGDIELSAVAICLSVIANLSFGFMLGMASALETLCGQAFGAGETEMLGIYMQRSWIILTTACFCLSPLYIYATPLLKLLGQRHDIAEIAGNFSIKIIPQMFSLAINFPTQKFLQAQTAYDVSAWGIAIAQVVYIVGWCQDSWNGLSWLAFKDIWGFAKLSIASAVMICLEIWYFMSIIVLTGHLEDPVLAVGSLSICMNLNGWEGMLFIGINAAISVRVSNELGSGRPRAAKFSVIVTVAESVLIGLLSVVIIMATKDHFAILFTNSEKMQKAVSDLAHLLAITLVLNSIQPVISGVAVGGGWQGLVAYINMFCYYIIGLPIGFFLGYKTNLGVQGIWLGMIFGTFLQTLILLIIVWKTNWDEEVAQASERMRRWT, from the exons ATGGCTGTCTTGGAATTGGATGAACCAACACTTCTTTATAAGCCAAACTTAGATGAAAAGGCGTTGCTCCACGAGGCACCGTCAACTTTGTTGGTGAATGGAGAGGGAGACGATTATCCTCCTGTAAGAAGTTACGAGGATGTGAAAAATGTGATTAACATAGAATCCATCAAGCTGTGGTCTATTGCAGCTCCTATTGCCTTCAATATTTTGTGCAATTATGGCATCAATTCTTTCACTAGTATCTTTGTGGGGCACATAGGGGATATAGAGCTATCTGCAGTCGCTATTTGTTTATCAGTAATTGCAAACTTGTCATTCGGATTCATG CTTGGTATGGCTAGTGCACTCGAGACGTTATGTGGACAGGCGTTTGGAGCTGGAGAAACAGAAATGCTGGGAATTTACATGCAAAGATCGTGGATAATACTTACAACGGCTTGTTTCTGCCTTTCACCCCTTTATATCTATGCCACACCTTTGCTAAAGCTACTAGGACAAAGACACGACATTGCCGAAATAGCAGGAAACTTCTCAATAAAAATCATTCCACAGATGTTTTCGCTGGCCATTAACTTTCCTACACAGAAGTTCCTGCAAGCTCAAA CAGCCTATGATGTATCAGCATGGGGTATTGCTATAGCTCAGGTTGTTTATATAGTTGGGTGGTGCCAAGATAGTTGGAACGGATTGTCGTGGCTCGCTTTTAAGGATATATGGGGATTTGCAAAGCTTTCGATTGCCTCAGCCGTTATGATTTGCTTAGAGATATGGTATTTTATGAGTATAATAGTTCTCACTGGACATCTAGAGGATCCTGTTCTGGCTGTTGGATCCCTTTCTATCtg CATGAACCTGAATGGATGGGAAGGTATGCTGTTCATTGGGATTAATGCAGCAATAAG CGTTCGCGTGTCAAATGAGCTTGGATCAGGACGTCCTCGAGCTGCCAAGTTCTCAGTCATTGTCACTGTTGCCGAATCTGTACTCATAGGTCTCCTGAGCGTGGTGATAATAATGGCAACAAAAGACCATTTTGCCATCCTTTTTACCAACAGCGAAAAAATGCAAAAGGCGGTCTCCGATTTAGCACACCTTTTAGCTATAACCCTGGTACTGAATAGCATTCAGCCAGTGATTTCAG GAGTTGCTGTAGGGGGAGGATGGCAAGGACTTGTGGCTTATATTAACATGTTTTGTTATTACATCATAGGACTCCCAATCGGATTTTTTCTGGGTTATAAAACTAATCTTGGAGTGCAG GGAATTTGGCTGGGTATGATATTTGGAACTTTTCTGCAAACTTTGATTCTTTTAATTATCGTGTGGAAAACGAATTGGGATGAAGAG GTGGCACAAGCTTCAGAAAGAATGCGTAGGTGGACATAA
- the LOC140956862 gene encoding protein DETOXIFICATION 34-like isoform X1 — MAVLELDEPTLLYKPNLDEKALLHEAPSTLLVNGEGDDYPPVRSYEDVKNVINIESIKLWSIAAPIAFNILCNYGINSFTSIFVGHIGDIELSAVAICLSVIANLSFGFMLGMASALETLCGQAFGAGETEMLGIYMQRSWIILTTACFCLSPLYIYATPLLKLLGQRHDIAEIAGNFSIKIIPQMFSLAINFPTQKFLQAQSKVATLAWVGLVAFILHIGLLLLFVKVFEWGLAGAAAAYDVSAWGIAIAQVVYIVGWCQDSWNGLSWLAFKDIWGFAKLSIASAVMICLEIWYFMSIIVLTGHLEDPVLAVGSLSICMNLNGWEGMLFIGINAAISVRVSNELGSGRPRAAKFSVIVTVAESVLIGLLSVVIIMATKDHFAILFTNSEKMQKAVSDLAHLLAITLVLNSIQPVISGVAVGGGWQGLVAYINMFCYYIIGLPIGFFLGYKTNLGVQGIWLGMIFGTFLQTLILLIIVWKTNWDEEVAQASERMRRWT; from the exons ATGGCTGTCTTGGAATTGGATGAACCAACACTTCTTTATAAGCCAAACTTAGATGAAAAGGCGTTGCTCCACGAGGCACCGTCAACTTTGTTGGTGAATGGAGAGGGAGACGATTATCCTCCTGTAAGAAGTTACGAGGATGTGAAAAATGTGATTAACATAGAATCCATCAAGCTGTGGTCTATTGCAGCTCCTATTGCCTTCAATATTTTGTGCAATTATGGCATCAATTCTTTCACTAGTATCTTTGTGGGGCACATAGGGGATATAGAGCTATCTGCAGTCGCTATTTGTTTATCAGTAATTGCAAACTTGTCATTCGGATTCATG CTTGGTATGGCTAGTGCACTCGAGACGTTATGTGGACAGGCGTTTGGAGCTGGAGAAACAGAAATGCTGGGAATTTACATGCAAAGATCGTGGATAATACTTACAACGGCTTGTTTCTGCCTTTCACCCCTTTATATCTATGCCACACCTTTGCTAAAGCTACTAGGACAAAGACACGACATTGCCGAAATAGCAGGAAACTTCTCAATAAAAATCATTCCACAGATGTTTTCGCTGGCCATTAACTTTCCTACACAGAAGTTCCTGCAAGCTCAAAGTAAGGTGGCGACTCTAGCATGGGTTGGTTTAGTGGCCTTTATCTTGCACATAGGTTTGTTGCTTTTGTTTGTTAAAGTATTTGAATGGGGATTGGCTGGTGCTGCAGCAGCCTATGATGTATCAGCATGGGGTATTGCTATAGCTCAGGTTGTTTATATAGTTGGGTGGTGCCAAGATAGTTGGAACGGATTGTCGTGGCTCGCTTTTAAGGATATATGGGGATTTGCAAAGCTTTCGATTGCCTCAGCCGTTATGATTTGCTTAGAGATATGGTATTTTATGAGTATAATAGTTCTCACTGGACATCTAGAGGATCCTGTTCTGGCTGTTGGATCCCTTTCTATCtg CATGAACCTGAATGGATGGGAAGGTATGCTGTTCATTGGGATTAATGCAGCAATAAG CGTTCGCGTGTCAAATGAGCTTGGATCAGGACGTCCTCGAGCTGCCAAGTTCTCAGTCATTGTCACTGTTGCCGAATCTGTACTCATAGGTCTCCTGAGCGTGGTGATAATAATGGCAACAAAAGACCATTTTGCCATCCTTTTTACCAACAGCGAAAAAATGCAAAAGGCGGTCTCCGATTTAGCACACCTTTTAGCTATAACCCTGGTACTGAATAGCATTCAGCCAGTGATTTCAG GAGTTGCTGTAGGGGGAGGATGGCAAGGACTTGTGGCTTATATTAACATGTTTTGTTATTACATCATAGGACTCCCAATCGGATTTTTTCTGGGTTATAAAACTAATCTTGGAGTGCAG GGAATTTGGCTGGGTATGATATTTGGAACTTTTCTGCAAACTTTGATTCTTTTAATTATCGTGTGGAAAACGAATTGGGATGAAGAG GTGGCACAAGCTTCAGAAAGAATGCGTAGGTGGACATAA
- the LOC140957561 gene encoding rop guanine nucleotide exchange factor 3-like, with translation MDSSTSTSDENGYLGYQLSPSSMDQTDHSVTETSIFSIQSSDSFAHCRTNSETSTYSEHTDDYSFAEISSPFSWQGGFKSPVRGKHSRLGMTQHKDGMDEDIMDLELELMKERFSKLLLGEDMSGSGKGVCTAVSISNAITNLYASVFGQHQRLEPLSLEKKLMWNREMNCLLSVCEYIVEFTPTLQHFKDGTTLEVMSSIPRSDIHLNLPALKKLDAMLQNTLESFRKTEFWYAEKGSMSGNSTHFGSFRKSVQQQAQRKEEKWWLPVPCVPPVGLSEKCTKILCQKRDCANQIHKAAMAINSGILTEMHVPESYIASLPKSGKASVGDTIYRYMCNADTFSPDHLLDSLNIASEHEALELADKVEASMYTWRRKACMAHSKSSWDLVKDLMSDVDRSDKNHVLAERAETMLLRLKQRYPELSQTSLDTSKIQYNKDVGQAVLESYSRVLEGLAFNIVSWIEDVLFLHETTKQD, from the exons ATGGATAGCAGCACTTCAACTTCTGATGAAAATGGCTACTTGGGATATCAGCTTTCACCTTCTTCCATGGATCAAACAGATCACTCAGTTACGGAAACCTCGATTTTCTCGATTCAGAGCAGCGATTCTTTTGCACACTGTAGGACTAATTCAGAGACTTCGACCTACTCAGAGCACACAGATGATTACAGCTTTGCAGAGATATCCTCTCCATTCTCGTGGCAGGGCGGCTTTAAATCTCCGGTTAGAGGGAAACATTCAAGATTAGGCATGACGCAGCATAAAGATGGAATGGATGAAGACATAATGGATTTAG AACTGGAATTGATGAAGGAGAGATTTTCAAAACTATTGTTGGGAGAAGACATGTCTGGAAGTGGCAAAGGAGTCTGCACTGCTGTTTCAATCTCAAATGCTATTACCAATCTTTATG CTTCTGTATTTGGTCAACACCAGAGATTAGAGCCATTGAGTCTCGAAAAGAAGTTAATGTGGAACAGAGAAATGAACTGCCTCTTATCAGTATGCGAGTACATAGTAGAATTTACTCCCACGTTGCAGCATTTCAAAGATGGAACTACTTTAGAG GTGATGAGTAGCATCCCAAGATCGGATATTCATCTCAACCTCCCGGCCTTGAAGAAACTTGATGCAATGCTCCAG AATACGCTGGAAAGTTTTAGAAAGACTGAATTTTGGTACGCTGAAAAGGGCAGCATGTCGGggaattcaactcattttggaTCGTTCAGAAAATCGGTTCAGCAGCAGGCTCAGCGGAAGGAGGAAAAATGGTGGCTTCCTGTTCCTTGTGTTCCCCCTGTTGGCCTCTCCGAGAAATGTACGAAGATTTTGTGCCAAAAACGCGACTGTGCCAACCAAATTCACAAGGCCGCAATGGCCATTAACAGTGGCATTCTTACCGAAATGCACGTCCCAGAATCTTACATTGCTTCCCTTCCCAAG AGTGGAAAAGCGAGTGTGGGAGATACAATCTACCGATACATGTGCAATGCGGATACTTTCTCGCCCGATCACCTTCTCGACTCGCTCAACATAGCCTCGGAGCACGAAGCCCTCGAGTTAGCAGACAAGGTTGAAGCCTCGATGTACACGTGGCGACGTAAAGCGTGCATGGCTCACTCAAAATCATCATGGGACTTGGTTAAAGATCTCATGTCCGATGTTGATAGGAGTGACAAGAACCATGTCTTGGCAGAAAGAGCAGAAACCATGCTACTACGCTTGAAACAAAGATATCCCGAACTCTCACAAACTTCATTAGATACAAGCAAAATCCAATATAACAAG gACGTGGGACAGGCTGTGTTAGAAAGCTATTCAAGAGTGTTGGAAGGTTTAGCTTTCAACATTGTTTCTTGGATCGAGGATGTACTTTTTTTACATGAAACCACGAAACAAGATTAG
- the LOC140957898 gene encoding O-fucosyltransferase 30 gives MDSSLYSNRTHKLKKRPKIHYNYRIPLLFTSAIVIFCVVFFIVSKILFSPPPTPLFQNSEPALHTQCTGSTTSGEKFLWYAPHSGFSNQLSEFKNAILMAAILNRTLIIPPVLDHHAVALGSCPKFRVSSPNDLRFTVWNHSIQLVREHRYISMADIIDLSSITSISAVRFIDFRVFVSMWCGVSFNLFCTKDLSAHSSLNEQLHQCGSSLSGHDTNINKCLYVSAEDCRTTVWTYQSNYEDGSLDSFQADDELRKKKKILFIRKRKDVYKAFGPSSAAGPAIVLAFGSLFTAKYKGSESHIDIRKAPKDQRIQLLIQKMEFLPFVPEILNAGKKFTHERIKAPFLCVQLRLLDGQFKNHWKATFLGVKQVLGSLIQKGPLPIHLFVMTDLPFHNWTGSYLGELAKDSDDFKLINLREEDELVAQTAKKVLNSGHGTKLQFATGNFDGREEQCNALSLPDMLLFIEETICSCATLGFIGTSGSTIAESIELMRKNNLCLV, from the coding sequence ATGGATtcatctctttactccaacagAACCCACAAACTGAAAAAGAGACCGAAGATTCATTATAATTATAGAATTCCTCTCCTTTTCACATCCGCCATAGTCATCTTTTGCGTAGTTTTCTTTATTGTCTCCAAAATCTTATTTTCTCCTCCTCCTACGCCTCTCTTCCAAAATTCTGAACCAGCCCTCCACACCCAATGCACAGGCTCCACTACCTCAGGAGAGAAGTTCCTCTGGTATGCTCCTCACAGTGGGTTCAGCAATCAGCTCTCTGAGTTCAAGAACGCCATTCTAATGGCTGCAATTTTGAATAGGACATTGATCATTCCACCTGTTCTTGATCATCATGCTGTTGCCCTTGGTAGTTGCCCTAAATTTAGGGTCTCGAGCCCCAACGATTTGAGATTCACAGTGTGGAATCATAGTATTCAGCTCGTTCGTGAACACAGGTATATATCCATGGCTGACATAATTGATCTTTCATCTATAACATCCATTTCAGCTGTTAGATTTATAGATTTCAGAGTTTTTGTATCTATGTGGTGTGGGGTGAGTTTCAATTTGTTTTGCACCAAGGACTTGAGTGCACATTCATCTTTGAATGAACAGTTGCATCAATGTGGATCATCTCTATCTGGACATGACACCAATATCAataaatgtttatatgtttCGGCAGAAGATTGTCGAACAACGGTATGGACTTACCAAAGCAATTACGAAGATGGGAGTTTGGATTCATTTCAGGCTGATGATGAACTcaggaagaaaaagaaaattttgtttattagGAAAAGAAAAGATGTCTATAAAGCCTTTGGTCCTAGCTCCGCTGCTGGACCAGCCATTGTTCTGGCATTTGGTAGCCTTTTTACTGCAAAATACAAGGGCTCTGAATCGCATATTGACATTCGCAAAGCTCCAAAAGATCAGAGGATACAGTTATTGATTCAGAAGATGGAATTTCTTCCATTCGTGCCGGAGATCTTAAATGCGGGGAAGAAGTTTACTCATGAGAGAATTAAGGCTCCATTTCTGTGCGTGCAGCTTAGATTATTGGACGGACAATTCAAGAATCACTGGAAAGCCACGTTTTTAGGAGTTAAGCAGGTGTTGGGTTCATTGATACAGAAAGGTCCTCTCCCAATTCATTTGTTTGTGATGACTGATCTTCCCTTTCATAATTGGACTGGAAGCTATTTGGGGGAGTTGGCAAAAGATTCGGATGATTTCAAGCTAATAAATCTCAGAGAGGAAGATGAGTTAGTTGCCCAAACTGCTAAGAAAGTTTTAAATTCAGGGCATGGTACGAAGCTTCAATTTGCTACTGGTAATTTTGATGGGAGAGAGGAGCAATGCAATGCTCTGTCATTGCCTGACATGCTTCTATTTATAGAAGAAACTATTTGTAGCTGTGCTACTTTAGGTTTCATTGGGACTTCCGGATCAACCATTGCTGAAAGTATTGAATTAatgagaaaaaataatttatgtttgGTGTGA
- the LOC140956657 gene encoding riboflavin biosynthesis protein PYRD, chloroplastic-like isoform X1, with amino-acid sequence MYTQTIFFLNHIRYNPPIIQQNKLVFSPNLKYGLCSSAQRVSESGIISRYGGSLAVLRRGISQIKQELNQEQKCDDDYYMRRCVGVARKAIGCTSPNPMVGCVIVRDGKIIGEGFHPKAGQPHAEVFALRDAGDLAENGIAYVSLEPCNHYGRTPPCTEALIKSKVKKVVVGMVDPNPIVASAGVKRLQDAGIEVIVGVEEELCKKLNEAYIHQMLTGKPFVTLRYSLSLGGNLLNQLGENAMERGGYYSKLLQEYDAVILSSTALANKLVFPVSSELGANQPLTIVLSKSANSLIQIPDLTTDAASKVIIITEKELGNGQEGVQRTLSDKMTLAEILEHCKRKGLCSVLLDLMGDYVDFEDILKEGFDKDLFQKVVVEVLPIWDGSAVKTLSFANMKTRVKNLTSRISGGSLIVEGYFC; translated from the exons ATGTATAcccaaacaattttttttctcaaccACATTCGCTACAACCCACCAATAATCCAGCAGAACAAATTGGTGTTCTCACCCAACTTGAAATATGGGTTGTGCAGTTCAGCCCAAAGGGTGTCTGAATCAGGCATTATTTCAAGATATGGAGGTAGCTTGGCTGTACTCAGGAGAGGAATATCTCAGATAAAACAAGAACTAAATCAAGAACAGAAGTGCGATGATGATTATTATATGAGGAGATGTGTGGGGGTTGCGAGAAAGGCAATTGGGTGTACAAGTCCTAACCCGATGGTTGGATGTGTAATTGTTAGAGATGGAAAAATAATTGGTGAAGGTTTCCACCCAAAAGCTGGCCAACCTCATGCCGAG GTTTTTGCGCTCAGAGATGCTGGGGATTTGGCGGAAAATGGTATTGCATATGTGAGTTTGGAGCCATGTAACCATTATGGAAGAACTCCTCCATGCACCGAAGCACTAATTAAATCCAAAGTGAAAAAAGTGGTGGTTGGTATGGTGGATCCAAATCCGATTGTGGCTTCCGCGGGCGTTAAAAGACTACAAGATGCCGGTATTGAAGTGATTGTAGGAGTCGAGGAAGAACTATGCAAAAAGCTTAATGAAGCCTACATTCATCAAATGCTGACTGGAAAACCCTTCGTTACTCTGAG GTATTCCTTGTCACTTGGCGGAAATTTGCTAAATCAGCTTGGTGAAAATGCTATGGAACGTGGTGGATATTACTCAAAATTGTTGCAAGAATATGATGCGGTCATACTCTCTTCTACTGCTCTAGCCAACAAGTTAGTGTTTCCCGTGTCTAGTGAACTGGGGGCAAATCAACCTCTTACAATAGTGTTATCAAAATCTGCAAATTCCCTAATTCAGATTCCTGATCTTACTACTGATGCTGCTTCAAAAGTAATAATCATCACTGAAAAAGAGCTGGGAAATGGCCAAGAAGGTGTTCAGAGGACTCTTTCTGATAAAATGACTTTAGCTGAAATTCTTGAACATTGCAAGAGAAAAGGATTATGTAGCGTTTTACTTGATTTAATGGGAgactatgttgattttgagGATATACTGAAAGAAGGTTTCGATAAAGATTTGTTCCAGAAAGTGGTGGTGGAGGTCTTGCCGATTTGGGATGGAAGTGCAGTTAAAACATTAAGCTTTGCGAATATGAAAACAAGGGTTAAGAATTTGACGTCAAGAATCTCCGGTGGAAGTCTTATAGTTGAGggatatttttgttga
- the LOC140956657 gene encoding riboflavin biosynthesis protein PYRD, chloroplastic-like isoform X3, translated as MRRCVGVARKAIGCTSPNPMVGCVIVRDGKIIGEGFHPKAGQPHAEVFALRDAGDLAENGIAYVSLEPCNHYGRTPPCTEALIKSKVKKVVVGMVDPNPIVASAGVKRLQDAGIEVIVGVEEELCKKLNEAYIHQMLTGKPFVTLRYSLSLGGNLLNQLGENAMERGGYYSKLLQEYDAVILSSTALANKLVFPVSSELGANQPLTIVLSKSANSLIQIPDLTTDAASKVIIITEKELGNGQEGVQRTLSDKMTLAEILEHCKRKGLCSVLLDLMGDYVDFEDILKEGFDKDLFQKVVVEVLPIWDGSAVKTLSFANMKTRVKNLTSRISGGSLIVEGYFC; from the exons ATGAGGAGATGTGTGGGGGTTGCGAGAAAGGCAATTGGGTGTACAAGTCCTAACCCGATGGTTGGATGTGTAATTGTTAGAGATGGAAAAATAATTGGTGAAGGTTTCCACCCAAAAGCTGGCCAACCTCATGCCGAG GTTTTTGCGCTCAGAGATGCTGGGGATTTGGCGGAAAATGGTATTGCATATGTGAGTTTGGAGCCATGTAACCATTATGGAAGAACTCCTCCATGCACCGAAGCACTAATTAAATCCAAAGTGAAAAAAGTGGTGGTTGGTATGGTGGATCCAAATCCGATTGTGGCTTCCGCGGGCGTTAAAAGACTACAAGATGCCGGTATTGAAGTGATTGTAGGAGTCGAGGAAGAACTATGCAAAAAGCTTAATGAAGCCTACATTCATCAAATGCTGACTGGAAAACCCTTCGTTACTCTGAG GTATTCCTTGTCACTTGGCGGAAATTTGCTAAATCAGCTTGGTGAAAATGCTATGGAACGTGGTGGATATTACTCAAAATTGTTGCAAGAATATGATGCGGTCATACTCTCTTCTACTGCTCTAGCCAACAAGTTAGTGTTTCCCGTGTCTAGTGAACTGGGGGCAAATCAACCTCTTACAATAGTGTTATCAAAATCTGCAAATTCCCTAATTCAGATTCCTGATCTTACTACTGATGCTGCTTCAAAAGTAATAATCATCACTGAAAAAGAGCTGGGAAATGGCCAAGAAGGTGTTCAGAGGACTCTTTCTGATAAAATGACTTTAGCTGAAATTCTTGAACATTGCAAGAGAAAAGGATTATGTAGCGTTTTACTTGATTTAATGGGAgactatgttgattttgagGATATACTGAAAGAAGGTTTCGATAAAGATTTGTTCCAGAAAGTGGTGGTGGAGGTCTTGCCGATTTGGGATGGAAGTGCAGTTAAAACATTAAGCTTTGCGAATATGAAAACAAGGGTTAAGAATTTGACGTCAAGAATCTCCGGTGGAAGTCTTATAGTTGAGggatatttttgttga
- the LOC140956657 gene encoding riboflavin biosynthesis protein PYRD, chloroplastic-like isoform X2, whose amino-acid sequence MDSSLVQLRFITMLLSSLFFVVYTKSYWDVISSILNEYDGEICYLSYVFALRDAGDLAENGIAYVSLEPCNHYGRTPPCTEALIKSKVKKVVVGMVDPNPIVASAGVKRLQDAGIEVIVGVEEELCKKLNEAYIHQMLTGKPFVTLRYSLSLGGNLLNQLGENAMERGGYYSKLLQEYDAVILSSTALANKLVFPVSSELGANQPLTIVLSKSANSLIQIPDLTTDAASKVIIITEKELGNGQEGVQRTLSDKMTLAEILEHCKRKGLCSVLLDLMGDYVDFEDILKEGFDKDLFQKVVVEVLPIWDGSAVKTLSFANMKTRVKNLTSRISGGSLIVEGYFC is encoded by the exons ATGGACAGTAGTCTAGTTCAACTCCGTTTCATAACTATGCTACTCAGTTCTCTCTTTTTTGTTGTTTACACGAAGAGCTATTGGGACGTGATCTCTTCAATTCTGAATGAGTATGATGGAGAAATATGTTATCTTTCATAT GTTTTTGCGCTCAGAGATGCTGGGGATTTGGCGGAAAATGGTATTGCATATGTGAGTTTGGAGCCATGTAACCATTATGGAAGAACTCCTCCATGCACCGAAGCACTAATTAAATCCAAAGTGAAAAAAGTGGTGGTTGGTATGGTGGATCCAAATCCGATTGTGGCTTCCGCGGGCGTTAAAAGACTACAAGATGCCGGTATTGAAGTGATTGTAGGAGTCGAGGAAGAACTATGCAAAAAGCTTAATGAAGCCTACATTCATCAAATGCTGACTGGAAAACCCTTCGTTACTCTGAG GTATTCCTTGTCACTTGGCGGAAATTTGCTAAATCAGCTTGGTGAAAATGCTATGGAACGTGGTGGATATTACTCAAAATTGTTGCAAGAATATGATGCGGTCATACTCTCTTCTACTGCTCTAGCCAACAAGTTAGTGTTTCCCGTGTCTAGTGAACTGGGGGCAAATCAACCTCTTACAATAGTGTTATCAAAATCTGCAAATTCCCTAATTCAGATTCCTGATCTTACTACTGATGCTGCTTCAAAAGTAATAATCATCACTGAAAAAGAGCTGGGAAATGGCCAAGAAGGTGTTCAGAGGACTCTTTCTGATAAAATGACTTTAGCTGAAATTCTTGAACATTGCAAGAGAAAAGGATTATGTAGCGTTTTACTTGATTTAATGGGAgactatgttgattttgagGATATACTGAAAGAAGGTTTCGATAAAGATTTGTTCCAGAAAGTGGTGGTGGAGGTCTTGCCGATTTGGGATGGAAGTGCAGTTAAAACATTAAGCTTTGCGAATATGAAAACAAGGGTTAAGAATTTGACGTCAAGAATCTCCGGTGGAAGTCTTATAGTTGAGggatatttttgttga